From Paraburkholderia sprentiae WSM5005:
GTGGCCGAGCTGTTCGGCCGCACCATCGGCACCGATCCGACGAATAGCGACATTCATTATCTCGCCGAAAGTCAGCGCATGAATACGCGGCCGTATTTCGTGCGGGAGAAAACGGCAGGCATGACCGGCTGCAATTTCGCGGTGGCGGAAACGGGCACGGTCGTGGTCTGCACGAATGAAGGCAATGCGGATCTGTCGGCGAACGTGCCGCCGCTGCATATCGCGTCGATCGGAATCGAGAAGCTGATACCGAAGGTGTCGGATCTCGGCGTGTTCGTCCGCATGCTGTCGCGCAGCGCATTGGGTTCGCCGATCACGCAGTACACGTCGCATTTCCGTGCGCCGCGGCCGGGCACCGAGATGCATTTCATCCTCGTCGATCATGGCCGCGCCGAACGGCTCGCGATGGAGGATTTCTGGTACTCGCTCAAATGTATTCGCTGCGGCGCGTGCATGAATACGTGTCCGGTCTATCGACGCAGCGGCGGCCTCTCGTATGGCGGCACCTATTCGGGGCCGATCGGCGCGATCATCAATCCGACTTTCGATCTGAAACGCTACAGTGCATTGCCGTTCGCGTCGACACTCAATGGCAGTTGCACCAACGTGTGTCCCGTGAAGATCAATATTCACGAGCAGATCTACAAATGGCGCGCGGTGATCGCCGAGCAACACGAAGTGCCGTTCGTGAAACAGGAGGTACTGAAGATGGCGGGGCGTCTGCTATCGAG
This genomic window contains:
- a CDS encoding lactate utilization protein B, whose product is MSRGDRRVDHAKAAGSFISQTEHVAFHDKRLWDLREKRDAQAHGIAEWETLRALASGIKEHTLTHLADYLEQFAAAAEANGVVVHWAANAEEHNAIVHRLMSERGMTTLVKSKSMLTDECRMREYLEPRGMTVMETDLGERIQQLDHQDPSHMVVPAVHKLRADVAELFGRTIGTDPTNSDIHYLAESQRMNTRPYFVREKTAGMTGCNFAVAETGTVVVCTNEGNADLSANVPPLHIASIGIEKLIPKVSDLGVFVRMLSRSALGSPITQYTSHFRAPRPGTEMHFILVDHGRAERLAMEDFWYSLKCIRCGACMNTCPVYRRSGGLSYGGTYSGPIGAIINPTFDLKRYSALPFASTLNGSCTNVCPVKINIHEQIYKWRAVIAEQHEVPFVKQEVLKMAGRLLSSPTLYRATVSSMGSALRRLPNFVLYNPLNIWGRQRELPEAPKMTFHAWYKKNRGGGDDNA